One Candidatus Margulisiibacteriota bacterium genomic window carries:
- a CDS encoding V-type ATP synthase subunit D, translating to MRIKVNPTRMELLRLRRRVSLAKRGHKLLKDKLDGLMQQFLSTKKKYLTLHADLENKLVAIFNKAIFATALSQPGEVFTSLPTTRIKASIRNMMGVKLPSYALNIDGEALYSNLKTTVEYKEAAQGFSTLLPDLVAFAALHQSLRQLAVQVRETRRRVNALEYVVIPELERGARSIGMKLSERERSTRVVLLKIAKGGN from the coding sequence ATGGAGCTCCTCCGCCTCCGGCGGAGGGTTTCACTGGCCAAACGCGGGCACAAACTGCTCAAGGACAAGCTGGACGGCCTGATGCAGCAGTTCCTCTCGACCAAAAAGAAATATCTTACCCTGCACGCCGATCTTGAAAATAAACTGGTGGCAATATTTAACAAAGCGATCTTTGCCACCGCCCTTTCCCAGCCAGGCGAGGTCTTCACCAGCCTTCCCACGACCAGGATCAAAGCCTCGATCAGGAATATGATGGGGGTAAAATTACCGTCATACGCCTTGAACATCGATGGGGAAGCCCTATATTCCAATCTTAAAACTACGGTAGAATATAAGGAAGCGGCTCAGGGATTTTCCACCCTCCTGCCGGACCTGGTCGCCTTTGCCGCCCTTCATCAGTCGCTCCGGCAGCTTGCGGTCCAGGTCAGGGAGACCAGGCGCCGGGTCAATGCCCTGGAATACGTCGTTATCCCGGAGCTGGAAAGAGGGGCCCGTTCGATCGGGATGAAACTCTCCGAACGGGAACGAAGCACGCGGGTTGTCCTGCTCAAGATCGCCAAAGGAGGGAACTGA
- a CDS encoding D-sedoheptulose 7-phosphate isomerase, translating to MQKTIIDEIKESIEVKDQVIKKLVPQIETAAKTMIAALQAGNKILFFGNGGSAADAQHLAAELVSRYRKERSALPAIALTTDTSIITAIGNDYNFDVIFTRQIEALAQKGDITFGFSTSGNSNNVFLAMKKAKEIGCRTIALLGCGGGRIADAVDLSITIPSQATPRVQESHILIGHILCGLIENAMFGGN from the coding sequence TTGCAAAAGACAATAATTGACGAAATAAAGGAAAGCATTGAGGTCAAGGACCAGGTCATCAAAAAACTGGTCCCGCAGATCGAAACAGCCGCAAAAACCATGATCGCGGCTCTCCAGGCGGGGAATAAAATACTCTTCTTCGGCAATGGGGGCTCGGCTGCCGATGCCCAGCATTTGGCCGCGGAGCTGGTCAGCCGCTACCGGAAAGAACGATCCGCCCTACCGGCCATTGCCCTGACCACCGACACCTCGATCATTACGGCGATCGGCAATGATTACAATTTTGACGTCATCTTTACCAGACAGATCGAAGCACTGGCCCAAAAAGGGGACATTACTTTTGGCTTTTCCACCTCCGGCAATTCAAACAATGTCTTTTTGGCCATGAAAAAAGCAAAAGAGATTGGCTGCCGGACTATTGCCCTATTGGGATGCGGCGGCGGACGGATCGCGGACGCCGTCGATCTGTCGATCACGATCCCTTCACAAGCCACCCCCCGGGTCCAGGAAAGCCACATTTTGATAGGCCACATTCTTTGCGGCCTGATCGAGAACGCAATGTTTGGAGGAAATTAA